A stretch of the Argentina anserina chromosome 6, drPotAnse1.1, whole genome shotgun sequence genome encodes the following:
- the LOC126798201 gene encoding AT-hook motif nuclear-localized protein 16, whose protein sequence is MAGSADLTGPNVVSRTSVDRSQEADKKGNNHHRPGIDALLVIPKIPKPMQPVSSASEGETIRRPRGRPAGSKNKPKPPIIVTRDSANALRAHAMEVSSGCDVSESLTNFARRKQRGICILSGSGCVTNVTLRQPASSGAIVTLHGRFEILSLLGSILPPPAPPGITGLTIYLAGAQGQVVGGGVVGALIASGPVFIMAASFMNATFDRLPLDEDEVAAALQNQQYQNGRHHHLDMSDLYGLPPNLLTNGNVPPEVYSWASGRTMSKT, encoded by the coding sequence ATGGCAGGAAGTGCGGATCTAACAGGACCTAATGTTGTGTCTAGAACTTCAGTCGACCGGAGCCAGGAGGCAGATAAAAAAGGTAATAATCATCACAGGCCTGGCATTGATGCATTGCTTGTGATACCCAAAATACCAAAGCCAATGCAACCGGTTTCTTCAGCATCCGAAGGGGAGACAATCAGGCGACCTCGTGGCAGGCCGGCAGGGTCTAAAAACAAGCCAAAGCCGCCTATCATTGTCACCCGCGACAGTGCTAATGCGCTGCGTGCGCATGCTATGGAAGTGAGTTCAGGCTGTGATGTGAGTGAGAGTTTAACCAACTTTGCAAGGAGGAAACAAAGAGGCATTTGCATACTGAGTGGAAGTGGTTGTGTAACCAATGTCACACTGCGGCAACCAGCTTCCTCTGGAGCCATTGTGACCCTCCACGGTCGTTTTGAGATTCTCTCATTGCTCGGATCAATCTTGCCTCCTCCAGCCCCTCCTGGGATTACAGGTTTAACCATATACTTAGCTGGGGCTCAGGGGCAGGTTGTAGGTGGGGGTGTGGTTGGTGCACTCATTGCCTCAGGGCCAGTTTTCATCATGGCTGCATCATTCATGAATGCTACGTTCGATCGTCTTCCACTGGATGAAGATGAAGTAGCTGCAGCTTTGCAAAACCAGCAATACCAAAATGGTCGTCACCACCACCTGGATATGTCAGATTTATATGGACTTCCTCCAAATCTGCTCACTAATGGTAATGTGCCCCCTGAGGTATACTCTTGGGCATCAGGACGAACTATGTCAAAGACATGA
- the LOC126798200 gene encoding uncharacterized protein LOC126798200 isoform X2 — MGSESKSGVGGGGASQFLPGTKKVIQSLKEVVNCPEAEIYAVLKECNMDPNEAVQRLLSLDTFHEVKSKRERRKEMKETQDFRPRVYNGSSIRGVRAATEHITGSCGSTQMSYNELGKAAYKGQNGFAAPSPHPSIVGRTTNQQPLSHSDSFSSSLGSGDVISASAQPSIGNQSAWSTMSSGHFSMADIVKMGKNPSKGSHISSEISSLHQDACETNSFNYNVGSSQYSGDAAGQNALGDEWPVIEQSTAANGSSAINANEDAHTNRSNSYCTESNMLRDYQPDKVRGSEVGFNSENHGSDHSVSGRAKIVDGSSGRSYRVDSLSSNSSSCGSHRRTNENEEGKAFPNQSISDDVAVSSATINMQQLSLKKEEPEDQCTVVLPNNLQELAADCSHLSFGTYKSGNNTASRSQSFQNDLGGTYSGVDASFSGNSGYNHDELLGSLYDNGRATIDAKYYDFPANSQPELVKHDILEALGHKGITALPDFSSDNILRASSGMSFAWEEPKFKNVPPLQSDMAYPDSLRSDLLESTFQSLRGSDLPFSQLLGTPSMPSRYSSAVSSVNSSTISMSEALRSAALPLAEVSSVLPQHLTARSYIQPTYEQIANIIGYPTPPQSFSRTPASLQQAYVGGAGLHQSVSGMEYNLPQHRNGASISRVSPSAAGGGHGSFGTSTNVHGNYLHNSSVAPISNMDYDDVFRSQYKDGNHLNPLHQNQQYAGYRQEQAGQVPSQLQHYGSMGYPDLYNSQMGLTQERQRQSHNESGFGGIAGRPDLSPQQLHQIWQQTY; from the exons ATGGGCAGCGAGAGCAAGAGCGGagtaggaggaggaggagcgtCGCAGTTCCTGCCGGGGACGAAGAAGGTGATACAGAGCCTGAAGGAGGTCGTCAACTGCCCCGAGGCTGAGATCTACGCCGTGCTTAAAGAATGTAACATGGACCCCAACGAAGCCGTACAGCGCCTCCTCTCTTTAG ATACCTTTCATGAGGTGAAGAGCAAACGTGAAAGAAGGAAAGAG ATGAAGGAAACACAAGATTTTAGGCCGCGAGTTTACAATGGTAGTTCAATTCGTGGAGTTAGAGCTGCTACTGAACACATTACCGGATCCTGTGGGTCAACTCAAATGAGTTACAATG AGCTTGGTAAAGCCGCATACAAAGGACAAAACGGGTTTGCTGCTCCTTCACCTCATCCTTCCATTGTAGGAAGAACTACAAACCAGCAACCTTTATCTCACAG TGATTCTTTTAGCAGTTCATTAGGGTCGGGTGATGTCATCTCTGCATCTGCACAACCTTCTATTGGAAATCAATCTGCTTGGTCGACCATGAGCTCAGGACATTTTTCTATGGCTGACATTGTAAAAATGGGTAAGAACCCCAGTAAGGGTTCACATATATCATCTGAGATATCATCTTTGCATCAAGATGCATGTGAAACAAATTCGTTTAATTACAATGTGGGATCTTCCCAATATTCTGGTGATGCTGCTGGACAGAATGCCCTCGGTGATGAATGGCCTGTGATTGAGCAGTCAACAGCTGCCAATGGGTCATCAGCTATAAATGCAAATGAGGATGCGCATACTAATAGGTCCAACTCATATTGTACTGAATCCAACATGCTGAGGGATTACCAGCCAGATAAGGTCCGTGGTTCAGAGGTGGGTTTTAATAGTGAAAATCATGGTTCTGACCATAGTGTGTCTGGTAGAGCCAAGATAGTTGATGGTTCTAGTGGAAGATCTTATCGTGTTGACAGTTTGTCATCTAATTCAAGTTCTTGTGGCTCTCATAGGCGTACAAATGAGAATGAGGAAG GTAAAGCATTTCCAAATCAGTCTATATCTGATGATGTTGCTGTATCATCAGCTACTATAAACATGCAGCAACTGAGTCTGAAAAAGGAGGAGCCCGAGGATCAGTGTACAGTAGTCCTTCCAAACAATTTGCAAGAATTGGCTGCTGATTGCTCACATTTGAGTTTTGGCACCTACAAATCAGGAAATAATACTGCTTCGAGGTCACAGTCCTTCCAAAATGACTTGGGAGGAACCTATTCAGGAGTAGATGCATCATTTTCTGG AAATTCAGGATATAATCACGATGAGCTACTTGGATCCTTATACGACAACGGGAGAGCAACCATAGATGCTAAATATTATGATTTTCCTGCAAATTCACAGCCGGAGCTAGTAAAGCATGATATTCTTGAAGCTCTAGGGCATAAAGGCATCACAGCTCTACCTGATTTCAGTTCTGACAACATCCTGAGAGCCAGTTCTGGAATGTCTTTTGCATGGGAAGAACCAAAATTCAAAAACGTTCCACCTCTTCAAAGTGATATG GCGTATCCAGATTCTCTGCGAAGTGATCTTTTGGAGTCGACTTTTCAATCTTTAAGAGGTTCTGATCTTCCATTCTCACAGTTATTGGGGACACCATCAATGCCTTCAAGATACAGCAGTGCAGTTTCATCTGTAAACAGTTCAACCATTTCGATGTCTGAG GCTCTGAGAtctgctgccttgcctttagCTGAGGTGTCCTCTGTGCTTCCTCAGCACCTTACAGCTCGGTCATACATTCAACCTACTTACGAACAAATAGCAAATATTATTGGCTACCCCACTCCACCTCAGAGCTTCTCGCGTACACCAGCATCATTGCAGCAAGCATATGTAGGTGGTGCTGGCCTCCATCAATCTGTGTCAGGAATGGAGTACAACCTCCCACAGCACAGAAATGGTGCCTCAATAAGCAGAGTGTCACCATCTGCTGCCGGTGGTGGCCATGGGAGTTTTGGGACCTCTACCAATGTTCATGGAAATTATTTGCATAACTCATCTGTTGCGCCGATCAGCAATATGGACTATGATGATGTATTTCGTTCTCAGTACAAGGATGGAAACCACTTAAACCCTCTTCACCAG AATCAACAGTATGCAGGATATCGACAAGAGCAGGCTGGACAGGTTCCTTCACAACTGCAGCATTACGGATCCATGGGATACCCTGATCTCTATAATTCTCAAATGGGCTTAACACAAGAACGACAACGTCAAAGCCACAATGAATCAGGCTTTGGTGGTATTGCTGGTAGGCCAGACTTGTCACCTCAGCAGTTGCACCAAATTTGGCAGCAGACTTACTGA
- the LOC126799498 gene encoding uncharacterized protein LOC126799498, with amino-acid sequence MVAMEDHQSLFQPLIERKPLTNCETTSSDSTSNAGILIRFISVILVVLLSLWANHEASKGFDITVLNEVVRDTPAGQRFNLFYVANDKITRIVLDASDFIEHLLYPRDVDIPKKQINRVVVRLATVNLTNSAEGVVVEDDGNFVVNISPSVMEEANADRALLAAIRRGMARVWLWDGRGSGAPPELVEGMVEYIRVAAEGFNGLTSGVAGGKLQAGEGYIWWGDKNPLAVVKLLCSYEGYSKGFIQRLNRALRDKWYDRAVDDALGMPLQSLYGEYNFSKSSY; translated from the coding sequence ATGGTGGCTATGGAGGACCATCAATCCCTCTTCCAACCCCTCATTGAGAGAAAACCACTCACAAATTGTGAAACAACGTCGTCTGATTCCACATCAAACGCCGGAATTCTCATTCGTTTCatttccgtcatcttggttGTACTCCTCTCATTATGGGCAAACCACGAAGCCTCTAAAGGGTTTGACATCACCGTCCTAAACGAAGTCGTTCGAGATACCCCCGCCGGCCAGCGCTTCAACCTCTTCTACGTTGCCAACGACAAAATCACCCGCATCGTCCTCGACGCCAGCGATTTCATCGAGCACCTTCTTTACCCTAGAGACGTCGACATCCCCAAGAAGCAAATAAACCGTGTCGTCGTGAGGCTCGCCACCGTGAACCTAACAAATTCTGCAGAAGGTGTCGTCGTAGAAGATGACGGTAACTTTGTGGTGAACATAAGCCCTTCGGTTATGGAAGAGGCCAACGCTGACCGTGCATTATTGGCAGCAATACGACGTGGTATGGCCCGCGTGTGGCTCTGGGATGGCAGAGGGTCAGGTGCTCCGCCGGAGCTAGTGGAAGGAATGGTGGAGTATATAAGGGTGGCAGCGGAAGGGTTTAATGGCCTGACAAGTGGTGTTGCCGGCGGGAAGTTGCAGGCGGGCGAGGGATACATTTGGTGGGGGGACAAGAACCCTCTGGCCGTGGTAAAGTTGTTGTGTTCTTACGAAGGGTACAGCAAGGGCTTCATTCAACGGCTGAATAGAGCTCTGAGGGATAAGTGGTATGATCGGGCAGTGGATGATGCGTTAGGCATGCCATTACAAAGTTTGTATGGTGAATATAATTTTTCCAAGTCCAGCTATTGA
- the LOC126797968 gene encoding two-pore potassium channel 3-like yields the protein MDDQPFLSKIAAEAAGEEGTSRPTPRRSSRDFRSSFLDLGPSRRDTQLITSAGDIIVPITPSSSSYANLIVNLNKNRKRRLKRRSHSAPSVFTDFKETIQDSLDPRPAPKSTPNIVRQASIGVIVYIIIGIVVYLTTGGISGEVVTYKPVDALYFIVVTLCTIGYGDIVPDTTVTKLFTCFFILVGFGFIDILLHGLVTYICDRQESVLLSTVDENKFNTMVQAYFIDKEKGRMRIRMKVSLALTVVFCCIAIGTIVAHYVESYSWVDSFYLSVTSVTTVGFGDYAFKTVGGRCFAVVWLLVSTFAVARAFLFLTEMRIDKRNRKIAKWVLQKEVTLRDLLAADLDNDGCISKSEFVLYKLKEMGMVANKDILLICKQFDSLGHSNDGKITLVNLMEGDND from the exons ATGGATGATCAGCCCTTTCTTTCCAAGATTGCAGCAGAGGCAGCTGGTGAAGAAGGGACTAGCAGACCAACACCAAGAAGATCATCAAGAGACTTCCGCTCAAGTTTCCTTGATCTCGGTCCGTCGCGCCGTGATACTCAGCTAATCACAAGCGCCGGTGATATTATTGTTCCCATAACTCCCAGTTCATCTTCATATGCAAATCTCATTGTCAACTTAAACAAGAACAGGAAAAGAAGGCTCAAACGTCGATCACACTCAGCTCCCTCGGTGTTCACAGACTTCAAGGAGACGATTCAAGACTCTTTGGATCCCAGACCTGCCCCCAAATCAACCCCTAACATTGTCAGGCAAGCCTCCATCGGCGTCATAGTTTATATCATTATTGGCATTGTGGTCTACTTGACCACCGGAGGTATTTCAGGGGAGGTTGTCACATATAAGCCGGTGGACGCCTTGTACTTCATTGTTGTCACGCTCTGCACAATTGGATATGGTGACATTGTTCCAGACACAACAGTTACCAAActcttcacttgtttcttcATATTGGTTGGGTTTGGTTTCATCGATATTCTGCTACATGGGTTGGTGACCTACATCTGTGACCGGCAAGAATCGGTTTTGTTGAGCACGGTGGATGAGAATAAGTTCAATACAATGGTTCAGGCCTATTTCATTGATAAAGAGAAGGGGAGGATGAGAATAAGAATGAAGGTATCCTTGGCTTTGACAGTAGTCTTTTGTTGTATAGCTATAGGCACAATAGTAGCTCATTATGTAGAGAGTTACAGCTGGGTTGATAGTTTTTACCTATCTGTTACCTCAGTCACAACAGTAGGCTTTGGAGATTATGCTTTCAAAACCGTAGGAGGAAGATGTTTTGCAGTAGTCTGGTTACTGGTAAGCACATTTGCTGTTGCACGGGCGTTCTTGTTCCTGACAGAGATGAGAATCGACAAGAGAAATCGCAAAATTGCAAAATGGGTTCTTCAAAAGGAGGTCACCCTAAGGGATTTACTGGCAGCAGACCTGGATAACGATGGATGCATCAG CAAATCAGAGTTTGTTTTGTACAAGCTGAAGGAGATGGGGATGGTAGCTAATAAGGACATCCTGCTAATTTGCAAACAATTTGATTCTTTGGGGCATAGCAATGATGGCAAGATTACTCTTGTGAACCTAATGGAAGGCGACAATGACTGA
- the LOC126797238 gene encoding pentatricopeptide repeat-containing protein At2g42920, chloroplastic, with amino-acid sequence MTPCCCSFTSSTSISKFISDQPHLAMLENQCTNMKDLQKIHAHLIKTGLVNDTVAGSRVLAFCASPVGNINYAYAVFRHIHNPNLFIWNTIIRGFSNSSNPEVAISLFIDMLVTSTVLPQRLTYPSVFKAYAQVGCAHDGAQLHGRVVKLGLESDQFIRNTIIHMYSNCGFLSEARRVFDEDLEFDIVAWNSMIMGLSKCGEVGESRRLFDKMPQRNSISWNSMIGGYVRNGMYTEALDLFGEMQKEKMKPSEFTMVSLLNASAQLGAISQGEWIHEYIRKNRIQLNAIVVTAIINMYCKCGSIEKAVRVFEAAPITGLSCWNSIIMGLATNGCEEEAIELFSRLESSSFVPNDVSFLGVLTACSHSGMVENARKYFSVMIETYRIAPSIKHYSCMVDVLGRAGLLEEAENIIHGMPIKADAIIWGSLLSSCRKHRNMEMAKRAAKHVIELDPSDSCGYVLMSNLYAASSQFQEAMRERLLMKEQKIEKEPGCSLIEVDGEVHEFIAGGRLHQKAPEIYTLLNGLGFMLQGNATDYDELAAF; translated from the coding sequence ATGACACCATGTTGTTGCTCATTCACTTCATCAACCTCAATATCCAAATTCATCTCAGACCAACCACACCTCGCCATGCTAGAAAACCAATGCACCAACATGAAAGACCTCCAGAAAATCCATGCCCACCTCATCAAAACCGGCCTAGTCAATGACACAGTTGCCGGCAGCCGTGTCTTGGCCTTTTGTGCCTCCCCGGTCGGAAACATCAACTATGCCTACGCAGTTTTCCGACATATCCACAACCCAAACCTCTTCATCTGGAACACTATCATTCGAGGTTTCTCCAACAGCTCAAACCCTGAAGTTGCCATTTCTCTTTTCATTGACATGTTGGTCACTTCAACTGTCCTGCCACAAAGGTTGACGTACCCTTCAGTTTTCAAGGCTTATGCTCAAGTGGGGTGTGCCCATGATGGAGCTCAGCTTCATGGGAGAGTTGTAAAGTTGGGTCTTGAAAGTGACCAGTTTATAAGGAACACCATCATACATATGTACTCAAACTGTGGCTTCTTGAGTGAAGCAAGGAGAGTGTTTGATGAAGACTTGGAGTTTGACATTGTGGCTTGGAATTCTATGATAATGGGGCTTTCTAAATGTGGTGAAGTTGGGGAGTCTAGAAGGCTGTTTGATAAAATGCCACAAAGGAATTCGATTTCGTGGAATTCGATGATTGGTGGATATGTTAGGAATGGAATGTACACAGAAGCATTGGATTTATTTGGTGAAATGCAGAAGGAGAAGATGAAGCCTAGTGAGTTTACAATGGTGAGCCTGTTGAATGCTTCAGCTCAATTAGGAGCAATTAGTCAAGGGGAGTGGATTCATGAATATATAAGGAAAAATCGTATTCAACTCAATGCAATTGTTGTAACAGCAATCATCAATATGTATTGCAAATGTGGAAGCATTGAAAAAGCTGTTCGTGTGTTTGAGGCAGCTCCTATAACAGGGTTATCTTGTTGGAACTCCATCATTATGGGGTTAGCCACTAATGGTTGTGAAGAAGAAGCCATTGAGCTATTCTCAAGGCTCGAATCTTCGAGTTTTGTACCCAATGATGTCAGTTTTCTTGGTGTTCTAACCGCATGTAGTCACTCCGGGATGGTGGAGAATGCAAGGAAGTATTTTTCAGTAATGATAGAAACATATAGGATTGCACCATCCATTAAGCACTACAGTTGCATGGTTGATGTTTTAGGCAGAGCCGGACTTCTTGAAGAAGCTGAGAATATCATACACGGTATGCCAATAAAAGCCGACGCGATCATTTGGGGTTCTTTGCTCTCATCTTGTAGAAAGCACAGAAACATGGAGATGGCTAAGCGGGCAGCAAAGCATGTGATTGAGTTGGATCCGAGTGACAGTTGTGGTTATGTGTTGATGTCAAATCTTTATGCTGCCTCTAGTCAATTTCAGGAAGCAATGCGAGAAAGGCTTTTAATGAAAGAGCAGAAGATTGAGAAAGAACCGGGATGCAGTTTGATCGAAGTGGATGGAGAGGTTCATGAGTTTATAGCTGGTGGAAGGCTGCATCAAAAAGCCCCCGAGATTTATACACTATTGAATGGATTGGGATTTATGTTGCAAGGAAATGCAACAGATTATGATGAACTTGCTGCCTTttaa
- the LOC126799499 gene encoding glucan endo-1,3-beta-glucosidase 1-like yields the protein MVMIIGGRFNYGLIVFLILLGHFFCSGLKVRIKEQSHEDKQLHITTSISTTQNDITTPITTVPTITPTTTTSSTPIMNPTSTPDSTSPVTITPSYSTTTSSTSASWCVASPSASKMALQVALDYACGYGGTDCSEIQLGRSCYNPSTVRDHASFAFNNFYQKNPVPNSCNFGGTAVITNTDPSTGTCQYPSTSTSSSVLNTTNSSGSTVFGAVPSGPSTSSAAAAARKLRSLQNLFTMMSLMVVLID from the exons ATGGTGATGATTATCGGTGGAAGGTTTAACTATGGTTTAATAGTTTTCCTGATCCTATTGGGTCATTTCTTCTGTTCAG GTCTGAAGGTGAGAATCAAAGAACAAAGCCATGAAGACAAACAGCTACACATTACCACTTCAATTTCCACAACCCAGAATGACATCACTACTCCAATAACCACAGTTCCTACAATAACTCCCACCACTACcacttcatcgacaccgatTATGAACCCTACTTCCACACCAGATTCAACCTCTCCAGTTACTATAACCCCCTCTTATAGTACCACAACATCATCTACTTCTGCAAGTTGGTGTGTTGCTAGCCCAAGTGCATCAAAAATGGCATTACAAGTTGCATTGGACTATGCTTGCGGCTATGGTGGCACTGATTGTTCAGAGATTCAGCTTGGTCGAAGTTGTTACAACCCCAGCACTGTCCGAGACCATGCTTCTTTTGCATTCAATAATTTTTATCAGAAAAATCCAGTTCCAAATAGCTGCAATTTTGGTGGCACTGCTGTCATCACCAACACTGATCCTA GTACTGGGACATGTCAATATCCATCCACAAG CACAAGTTCATCGGTTCTGAACACAACAAATTCAAGTGGATCGACTGTTTTCGGTGCGGTACCTTCTGGTCCTTCTACCTCTTCAGCAGCTGCTGCTGCAAGAAAGTTGCGTAGCCTGCAAAACTTGTTCACTATGATGTCTCTGATGGTGGTTCTAATTGATTAA
- the LOC126798200 gene encoding uncharacterized protein LOC126798200 isoform X1, protein MGSESKSGVGGGGASQFLPGTKKVIQSLKEVVNCPEAEIYAVLKECNMDPNEAVQRLLSLDTFHEVKSKRERRKEMKETQDFRPRVYNGSSIRGVRAATEHITGSCGSTQMSYNELGKAAYKGQNGFAAPSPHPSIVGRTTNQQPLSHSDSFSSSLGSGDVISASAQPSIGNQSAWSTMSSGHFSMADIVKMGKNPSKGSHISSEISSLHQDACETNSFNYNVGSSQYSGDAAGQNALGDEWPVIEQSTAANGSSAINANEDAHTNRSNSYCTESNMLRDYQPDKVRGSEVGFNSENHGSDHSVSGRAKIVDGSSGRSYRVDSLSSNSSSCGSHRRTNENEEGKAFPNQSISDDVAVSSATINMQQLSLKKEEPEDQCTVVLPNNLQELAADCSHLSFGTYKSGNNTASRSQSFQNDLGGTYSGVDASFSGNSGYNHDELLGSLYDNGRATIDAKYYDFPANSQPELVKHDILEALGHKGITALPDFSSDNILRASSGMSFAWEEPKFKNVPPLQSDMAYPDSLRSDLLESTFQSLRGSDLPFSQLLGTPSMPSRYSSAVSSVNSSTISMSEALRSAALPLAEVSSVLPQHLTARSYIQPTYEQIANIIGYPTPPQSFSRTPASLQQAYVGGAGLHQSVSGMEYNLPQHRNGASISRVSPSAAGGGHGSFGTSTNVHGNYLHNSSVAPISNMDYDDVFRSQYKDGNHLNPLHQSSRTLSSAQDSAYNSLLGQNQQYAGYRQEQAGQVPSQLQHYGSMGYPDLYNSQMGLTQERQRQSHNESGFGGIAGRPDLSPQQLHQIWQQTY, encoded by the exons ATGGGCAGCGAGAGCAAGAGCGGagtaggaggaggaggagcgtCGCAGTTCCTGCCGGGGACGAAGAAGGTGATACAGAGCCTGAAGGAGGTCGTCAACTGCCCCGAGGCTGAGATCTACGCCGTGCTTAAAGAATGTAACATGGACCCCAACGAAGCCGTACAGCGCCTCCTCTCTTTAG ATACCTTTCATGAGGTGAAGAGCAAACGTGAAAGAAGGAAAGAG ATGAAGGAAACACAAGATTTTAGGCCGCGAGTTTACAATGGTAGTTCAATTCGTGGAGTTAGAGCTGCTACTGAACACATTACCGGATCCTGTGGGTCAACTCAAATGAGTTACAATG AGCTTGGTAAAGCCGCATACAAAGGACAAAACGGGTTTGCTGCTCCTTCACCTCATCCTTCCATTGTAGGAAGAACTACAAACCAGCAACCTTTATCTCACAG TGATTCTTTTAGCAGTTCATTAGGGTCGGGTGATGTCATCTCTGCATCTGCACAACCTTCTATTGGAAATCAATCTGCTTGGTCGACCATGAGCTCAGGACATTTTTCTATGGCTGACATTGTAAAAATGGGTAAGAACCCCAGTAAGGGTTCACATATATCATCTGAGATATCATCTTTGCATCAAGATGCATGTGAAACAAATTCGTTTAATTACAATGTGGGATCTTCCCAATATTCTGGTGATGCTGCTGGACAGAATGCCCTCGGTGATGAATGGCCTGTGATTGAGCAGTCAACAGCTGCCAATGGGTCATCAGCTATAAATGCAAATGAGGATGCGCATACTAATAGGTCCAACTCATATTGTACTGAATCCAACATGCTGAGGGATTACCAGCCAGATAAGGTCCGTGGTTCAGAGGTGGGTTTTAATAGTGAAAATCATGGTTCTGACCATAGTGTGTCTGGTAGAGCCAAGATAGTTGATGGTTCTAGTGGAAGATCTTATCGTGTTGACAGTTTGTCATCTAATTCAAGTTCTTGTGGCTCTCATAGGCGTACAAATGAGAATGAGGAAG GTAAAGCATTTCCAAATCAGTCTATATCTGATGATGTTGCTGTATCATCAGCTACTATAAACATGCAGCAACTGAGTCTGAAAAAGGAGGAGCCCGAGGATCAGTGTACAGTAGTCCTTCCAAACAATTTGCAAGAATTGGCTGCTGATTGCTCACATTTGAGTTTTGGCACCTACAAATCAGGAAATAATACTGCTTCGAGGTCACAGTCCTTCCAAAATGACTTGGGAGGAACCTATTCAGGAGTAGATGCATCATTTTCTGG AAATTCAGGATATAATCACGATGAGCTACTTGGATCCTTATACGACAACGGGAGAGCAACCATAGATGCTAAATATTATGATTTTCCTGCAAATTCACAGCCGGAGCTAGTAAAGCATGATATTCTTGAAGCTCTAGGGCATAAAGGCATCACAGCTCTACCTGATTTCAGTTCTGACAACATCCTGAGAGCCAGTTCTGGAATGTCTTTTGCATGGGAAGAACCAAAATTCAAAAACGTTCCACCTCTTCAAAGTGATATG GCGTATCCAGATTCTCTGCGAAGTGATCTTTTGGAGTCGACTTTTCAATCTTTAAGAGGTTCTGATCTTCCATTCTCACAGTTATTGGGGACACCATCAATGCCTTCAAGATACAGCAGTGCAGTTTCATCTGTAAACAGTTCAACCATTTCGATGTCTGAG GCTCTGAGAtctgctgccttgcctttagCTGAGGTGTCCTCTGTGCTTCCTCAGCACCTTACAGCTCGGTCATACATTCAACCTACTTACGAACAAATAGCAAATATTATTGGCTACCCCACTCCACCTCAGAGCTTCTCGCGTACACCAGCATCATTGCAGCAAGCATATGTAGGTGGTGCTGGCCTCCATCAATCTGTGTCAGGAATGGAGTACAACCTCCCACAGCACAGAAATGGTGCCTCAATAAGCAGAGTGTCACCATCTGCTGCCGGTGGTGGCCATGGGAGTTTTGGGACCTCTACCAATGTTCATGGAAATTATTTGCATAACTCATCTGTTGCGCCGATCAGCAATATGGACTATGATGATGTATTTCGTTCTCAGTACAAGGATGGAAACCACTTAAACCCTCTTCACCAG AGTTCAAGAACATTGTCTTCCGCTCAAGACAGTGCATATAACAGCTTACTTGGGCAGAATCAACAGTATGCAGGATATCGACAAGAGCAGGCTGGACAGGTTCCTTCACAACTGCAGCATTACGGATCCATGGGATACCCTGATCTCTATAATTCTCAAATGGGCTTAACACAAGAACGACAACGTCAAAGCCACAATGAATCAGGCTTTGGTGGTATTGCTGGTAGGCCAGACTTGTCACCTCAGCAGTTGCACCAAATTTGGCAGCAGACTTACTGA